A region of Vigna radiata var. radiata cultivar VC1973A unplaced genomic scaffold, Vradiata_ver6 scaffold_48, whole genome shotgun sequence DNA encodes the following proteins:
- the LOC106752825 gene encoding uncharacterized protein LOC106752825, whose protein sequence is MGGAEAREESREIEEVSELKVSGDKEEMQIGNSHDGRFREIFNQVNVVPAVNLQIPPYDERINFNLEEKTELTDEEEDSAVQPLKRAHPPKVKDPGCIALSCALNDFDVEAMINLGSSINMMPTDFLTKIKGIVLKPSDLMVTMADGSVKIPVGMAEDVIVRVEQLEFLADFIVMDMDTDDEFPALVNKSRRIIHPKAREEPLRRGSKVKYKRKEWIIKELKEKGEVEIEAPYNRQVKRVDRRKLSR, encoded by the exons ATGGGAGGTGCTGAGGCAAGAGAGGAGAGCCGGGAAATAGAAGAGGTTAGCGAGTTGAAGGTTAGTGGAGATAAAGAAGAAATGCAAATTGGAAACAGTCATGATGGGAGATTTAGAGAGATATTCAACCAAGTGAATGTGGTACCTGCAGTAAATCTGCAAATTCCGCCCTATGATGAAAGAATCAATTTCAATCTTGAAGAAAAAACTGAACTCACCGATGAAGAGGAGGATTCTGCGGTTCAGCCTCTGAAGAGGGCTCATCCGCCTAAGGTAAAAGATCCGGGATGTATAGCATTATCATGtgctttgaatgattttgatgtggaaGCCATGATAAACTtgggatctagcattaatatgatgcccacaGATTTCCTGACAAAAATAAAAGGGATTGTATTGAAACCGTCTGATCTTATGGTGACAATGGCTGACGGTTCGGTAAAAATACCGGTGGGAATGGCGGAAGATGTTATTGTACGAGTGGAACAACTTGAATTCTTGGCAgacttcattgtcatggatatgGACACTGATGATGAatttcct gcacTAGTGAATAAAAGCAGGAGAATCATTCACccaaaagcaagagaagaaccACTTCGACGGGGAAGCAAAGTGAAATATAAGAGGAAGGAGTGGATAATAAAGGAgctgaaagaaaaaggggaggTGGAAATTGAAGCACCATACAATAGACAGGTCAAGAGGgtggacagaagaaaattgagccg TTAG